From Etheostoma cragini isolate CJK2018 chromosome 1, CSU_Ecrag_1.0, whole genome shotgun sequence, a single genomic window includes:
- the tjp1a gene encoding tight junction protein ZO-1 isoform X9, which produces MKYQKYITVMQMAMGVTASNKDCLPTKRQLWVTPQDGETSPSGAPGCSEEPTGATGGAGAMAIPATSTLSLPMSQGKPSLRRIKGRIHRSKSLDSMDLLDSNSAAMEETVIWEQHTVTLHRAPGFGFGIAISGGRDNPHFQSGETSIVISDVLKGGPAEGLLQENDRVVMVNAVSMDNVEHAYAVQQLRKSGKNAKITIRRKRKVQIPVSRPGDRETMSEHEEEDSEEDDGHDHHSEHGSQSAYGGASGGTGTGTGRRHDRERSNSGRRDHSASRERSISPRSDRRSQTSSAPPRPAKVTLVKSRKNEVEYGLRLASHIFVKDISPESLAARDGNIQEGDVVLKINGTVTENLSLIDAKKLIERSKGKLKMVVQRDDRATLLNIPDLDDSIPSANNSDRDDISEIHSLTSDHSNRSHGRGSRSRSPDRPEPSDLLRHSPRQISNGSHRSRDEDRISKPGAMPIVRSSDDGVLSQASDQASSRDDKLLPPLPEPKPVYAQPGQPDVDLPVSPSDAPVPSAAHDDSILRPSMKLVKFKKGESVGLRLAGGNDVGIFVAGVLEDSPAANEGLEEGDQILRVNNVDFANIIREEAVLFLLDLPKGEEVTILAQKKKDVYRRIVESDVGDSFYIRTHFEYEKESPYGLSFNKGEVFRVVDTLYNGKLGSWLAIRIGKNHQEVERGIIPNKNRAEQLSSVQYTLPKTPGGDRADFWRFRGLRSSKRNLRKSREDLSAQPVQTKFPAYERVVLREAGFLRPVVLFGPIADVAREKLAREEPDVFELARSEPRDAGTDQKSTGIIRLHTIKQIIDRDKHAVLDITPNAVDRLNYAQWYPIVVFLNPDTKQGVKTMRTRLCPESRKSARKLFERALKLRKNNHHLFTTTINLNNMNDGWFGALKETIQQQQNQLVWVSEGKADGAAEDDLDIHDDRLSYLSAPGSEYSMYSTDSRHTSDYEDTDTEGGAYTDQELDETLNDDVGPPTEPAITRSSEPVHEDPPVIQEPPGYASFQHTVQQDPLNRIDPAGFKAPVPQQKAEAAAVPSIPQQPEPLAETVPSAVDVTVKTVGGLSPDEAPAAQSQPSPNPEAGSLRRPTPELAPQSVTPEPLQSGLASSEPKMFQKDPDSTGRIGHSMKPLTYNPQQGYHPDQQPYRDYDHPPSRYDVSSTGVSSSGGGYPEPKYRNYDSNLPYQNSVPQYDQQWNPYSQPLSTANSQGYDSRLPYGDGPDSQYTPPLRYDEPPLHQGFNGRPRYGKPTGPVRYDDPPPPAPGPDLHYNQDSHLSTYPSAAHSPDPAAQRPAYNQGPTPQQKSYKPQQQDSVPVNSETGPTPPPKAEATSPSLADASKPFPTRDEQPDDPALQPQSVLTRVKMFENKRSVSVDRARDTADSSGNKAANLPLKAGGVIPKANSLSNLDQEKTFRAPGPQQPQSKVADDIVRSNHYNPDEDEDYYRKQLSYFDRLQAGPNKPQPQAQTSNNYPRMESVEKPSPVEKKYEPVPQVTPSLPPTTLPKPTPEAKAPGRDDTVQTNFLPHKSFPEKSPVNGTSEHPPKIAPPATSYNRYTPKPYTMSAKPFSRMFDSPKFNHNLLPNDKPETAPKGQSPSPVKPQIPPQSMNTDHDSGLDTFTRTLDHRSKHQHNNINAVPKAIPVSPSALDDDEDEDEGHTVVATARGIFNSNGGVLSSIETGVSIIIPQGAIPESVEQEIYFKVCRDNSILPPLDKEKGETLLSPLVMCGPHGLKFLKPVELRLPHCASMTPDGWSFALKSSDSSSGDPKSWQNKSLPGDPNYLVGANCVSVLIDHF; this is translated from the exons AGTGCAGCGATGGAGGAAACGGTCATTTGGGAACAGCACACAGTGACCCTTCACAGG gccCCAGGGTTTGGGTTTGGTATTGCCATCTCAGGGGGACGAGACAACCCTCATTTCCAGAGTGGTGAGACGTCCATTGTGATATCTGATGTGCTGAAAGGAGGTCCTGCCGAGGGACTGCTACA aGAAAATGATCGCGTGGTGATGGTCAATGCCGTCTCTATGGACAACGTAGAGCATGCCTATGCAGTGCAGCAGCTACGAAAGAGTGGAAAAAATGCAAAGATA ACTATTCGTCGGAAAAGGAAAGTCCAGATTCCCGTTTCTCGGCCAGGGGACAGGGAGACAATGTCAGAGCACGAGGAAGAAGACAGTGAAGAGGATGATGGCCATGACCACCACAGTGAGCATGGTAGCCAAAGTGCCTATGGAGGAGCAAGTGGAGGCACTGGCACTGGCACTGGCAGGCGTCATGATCGTGAGCGTAGCAACAGTGGCAGGCGGGATCACAGTGCTTCGCGGGAGAGAAGCATCTCACCACGGTCTGATCGCCGATCACAAACCTCCTCTGCTCCACCCAGGCCTGCCAAGGTCACGCTTGTCAAGTCCCGCAAAAATGAAG TAGAATATGGACTGCGGTTAGCCAGCCACATCTTTGTGAAGGACATTTCTCCTGAGAGCCTTGCTGCCAGAGATGGAAACATACAGGAGGGAGATGTTGTACTTAAG ATCAATGGCACCGTTACAGAGAACCTATCACTAATAGATGCCAAGAAGCTGATTGAGAGGTCAAAGGGCAAGTTGAAAATGGTGGTGCAGAGAGATGATCGAGCCACGCTGCTCAACATTCCCGACCTTGATGACAGCATCCCATCAGCCAATAATTCCGACAGAGATG ACATTTCAGAAATACACTCACTGACATCAGACCATTCCAATCGATCACACGGACGAGGTAGTCGATCACGTTCGCCTGACAGGCCCGAACCATCGGACCTTCTCCGTCACTCCCCGCGGCAGATCAGCAATGGCAG CCATCGAAGTCGAGATGAGGATCGCATATCTAAACCAGGGGCCATGCCTATAGTCAGAAGCTCCGATGATGGAGTCTTGTCACAGGCTAGCGACCAGGCCAGCTCAAGAGATGACAAACTGTTACCTCCGCTGCCGG AACCAAAGCCAGTTTATGCACAGCCTGGTCAGCCTGACGTGGACCTGCCTGTCAGCCCCTCTGATGCCCCTGTACCTAGCGCCGCTCATGATGACAGCATCCTCAG GCCGAGTATGAAGCTGGTCAAGTTCAAGAAGGGAGAGAGTGTTGGTCTGCGGTTAGCAGGAGGGAATGACGTGGGGATTTTTGTGGCCGGTGTTTTGGAGGACAGTCCTGCAGCCAATGAGGGCCTTGAGGAGGGAGACCAGATTCTCAGG GTGAACAACGTGGACTTTGCCAACATAATCAGGGAGGAGGCTGTGCTGTTTCTGCTGGATCTCCCAAAAGGAGAAGAAGTTACTATTTTGGctcagaagaagaaggatg TGTATCGGAGGATAGTGGAATCAGACGTGGGTGACTCCTTCTACATTAGGACACATTTTGAATATGAAAAAGAGTCACCGTATGGGCTGAGCTTCAACAAGGGTGAGGTGTTCCGTGTAGTCGACACGCTCTACAACGGCAAATTAGGATCCTGGCTCGCTATCCGTATTGGCAAGAACCATCAAGAAGTGGAAAGAGGCATCATTCCCAACAAGAACAG aGCTGAGCAGCTATCCAGTGTGCAGTACACCCTCCCCAAAACACCAGGGGGCGACAGAGCGGACTTCTGGAGATTCCGAGGACTGCGGAGCTCAAAGAGGAATTTGCGGAAGAGCAGGGAAGACCTGTCAGCCCAGCCAGTTCAGACCAAGTTCCCTGCCTATGAGAGGGTGGTTCTGAGGGAAG CTGGGTTCCTGAGGCCTGTGGTTCTCTTTGGGCCGATAGCAGATGTGGCCAGAGAAAAACTGGCCAGGGAGGAGCCAGACGTTTTTGAGCTAGCAA GGAGTGAACCCAGAGATGCAGGAACCGACCAGAAAAGCACTGGCATCATTCGCCTTCACACCATCAAACAGATCATTGACCGG GACAAGCATGCAGTGCTGGACATCACCCCTAATGCAGTGGACCGTCTGAACTACGCTCAGTGGTATCCAATTGTGGTGTTTCTCAACCCAGACACAAAGCAGGGCGTCAAGACCATGAGGACCCGCCTTTGTCCCGAGTCTAGGAAGAGTGCCAGGAAGCTTTTTGAACGAGCCCTCAAATTACGCAAGAACAACCACCACCTCTTTACCA CAACTATTAACTTAAACAACATGAATGATGGTTGGTTTGGAGCACTAAAAGAGACAATCCAACAGCAGCAGAACCAGCTGGTTTGGGTTTCAGAGGGCAag GCTGACGGGGCAGCTGAGGATGACCTGGACATCCACGACGACCGCCTGTCCTACCTGTCGGCGCCAGGCAGTGAGTATTCTATGTACAGCACTGACAGCCGCCACACCTCCGACTACGAGGACACGGACACAGAGGGTGGAGCCTACACCGACCAGGAGCTGGATGAAACGCTGAATGATGACGTGGGTCCACCCACGGAGCCTGCCATCACTCGCTCGTCTGAGCCTGTCCATGAGGACCCGCCTGTCATCCAGGAGCCCCCTGGCTACGCTAGCTTCCAGCACACAGTGCAGCAGGACCCCCTGAACCGCATCGACCCGGCTGGATTCAAGGCACCAGTGCCGCAGCAG AAAGCAGAGGCCGCTGCCGTCCCTAGCATCCCTCAGCAGCCTGAGCCCCTGGCTGAGACAGTGCCCTCTGCTGTCGACGTTACTGTAAAAACTGTAGGGGGTCTGAGCCCTGACGAGGCTCCTGCAGCTCAAAGCCAGCCAAGCCCCAACCCAGAGGCTGGCTCACTTAGGAGGCCCACCCCTGAGCTAGCACCTCAGAGCGTCACACCAGAACCTCTACAGTCTGGACTGGCCAGTTCAGAACCAAAG ATGTTTCAGAAGGATCCAGACAGCACTGGGAGAATCGGTCACAGCATGAAGCCTTTGACTTACAACCCGCAACAGGGATATCACCCTGACCAGCAGCCATACAGAGATTACGACCACCCACCTAGTCGGTATGATGTCAGCAGCACTGGAGTCAGCAGCAGCGGTGGTGGTTACCCAGAACCAAAGTACCGAAACTATGACTCTAACCTGCCCTACCAGAACAGTGTGCCTCAGTACGACCAACAGTGGAATCCCTACAGCCAACCGCTGTCTACTGCCAACTCCCAGGGCTACGATTCCCGTTTGCCATACGGCGATGGCCCTGATTCCCAGTACACCCCTCCTCTCCGCTATGACGAGCCCCCACTTCATCAGGGATTCAACGGAAGGCCTCGCTACGGTAAACCAACAGGGCCTGTCCGTTATGatgatcctcctcctcctgctccaggGCCTGACCTACATTACAACCAAGATTCTCACTTGAGCACGTACCCTTCAGCTGCCCACTCCCCAGACCCTGCTGCTCAGCGGCCTGCCTACAACCAGGGTCCAACACCGCAACAAAAGAGCTACAAACCTCAGCAGCAGGACTCTGTTCCTGTGAACTCTGAAACCGGCCCCACACCACCTCCCAAAGCAGAGGCAACCTCACCTTCCCTCGCAGATGCTTCAAAACCTTTCCCTACCAGAGATGAGCAACCGGATGACCCCGCCCTGCAGCCACAGTCAGTCCTGACAAGGGTCAAGATGTTTGAAAACAAACGCTCTGTGTCCGTGGATAGAGCCAGAGATACGGCGGATTCTTCTGGAAACAAG GCCGCCAATTTACCTTTGAAAGCAGGTGGAGTAATCCCTAAAGCAAATTCTCTGAGCAACCTGGATCAAGAGAAGACTTTTAG AGCCCCAGGGCCTCAGCAGCCTCAGTCCAAGGTAGCTGATGACATTGTGCGCTCCAACCATTACAACCCTGATGAGGACGAGGACTACTACAGGAAACAGCTGTCTTACTTTGATAGGCTCCAAGCTGGTCCCAACAAACCCCAGCCACAAGCACAAACAAGTAACAACTACCCAAG GATGGAGTCGGTGGAGAAACCAAGTCCAGTGGAGAAAAAATATGAACCAGTTCCCCAGGTGACACCTTCTCTTCCACCAACCACACTGCCCAAACCCACACCTGAAg CCAAAGCTCCGGGCCGAGACGACACTGTCCAGACCAACTTCCTGCCTCACAAGAGTTTCCCTGAGAAGTCTCCGGTTAATGGCACTAGTGAACATCCTCCAAAAATAGCTCCACCAGCAACCAGCTACAACCGCTACACGCCCAAGCCCTACACCATGTCTGCCAAGCCGTTTTCACGCATGTTTGACAGTCCTAAATTCAACCACAACCTTCTGCCCAATGACAAGCCTGAGACTGCTCCAAAG GGCCAGAGCCCCAGCCCAGTGAAGCCTCAGATTCCCCCGCAGTCCATGAACACAGACCATGACAGTGGTCTGGATACTTTCACACGCACTCTGGACCACCGCTCCAAACACCAGCACAACAACATCAACGCTGTTCCTAAGGCCATCCCTGTGAG CCCCAGTGCCctggatgatgatgaagatgaggatgagGGCCACACTGTGGTTGCAACCGCTCGAGGTATATTCAACTCGAACGGTGGCGTCCTGAGCTCCATCGAGACAGGTGTCAGCATAATTATCCCACAGGGTGCCATCCCTGAAAGTGTGGAGCAGGAGATCTACTTTAAAGTCTGCAGAGACAACAGCATCCTGCCGCCACTCGACAAGGAGAAAG gaGAGACCCTGCTCAGCCCTCTGGTGATGTGTGGACCTCATGGCCTCAAGTTTTTGAAGCCGGTGGAGCTGCGCTTACCTCACTGTGCGTCTATGACCCCTGATGGTTGGTCTTTTGCTCTAAAATCCTCCGACTCCTCGTCGG GTGACCCAAAAAGCTGGCAGAACAAGTCTCTTCCCGGAGACCCCAACTACCTGGTGGGAGCCAACTGTGTTTCTGTGCTCATTGACCACTTTTAA
- the tjp1a gene encoding tight junction protein ZO-1 isoform X13, with protein sequence MSSKALNKSAAMEETVIWEQHTVTLHRAPGFGFGIAISGGRDNPHFQSGETSIVISDVLKGGPAEGLLQENDRVVMVNAVSMDNVEHAYAVQQLRKSGKNAKITIRRKRKVQIPVSRPGDRETMSEHEEEDSEEDDGHDHHSEHGSQSAYGGASGGTGTGTGRRHDRERSNSGRRDHSASRERSISPRSDRRSQTSSAPPRPAKVTLVKSRKNEVEYGLRLASHIFVKDISPESLAARDGNIQEGDVVLKINGTVTENLSLIDAKKLIERSKGKLKMVVQRDDRATLLNIPDLDDSIPSANNSDRDDISEIHSLTSDHSNRSHGRGSRSRSPDRPEPSDLLRHSPRQISNGSWSFQMRAGSLFHRLLPIHRSRDEDRISKPGAMPIVRSSDDGVLSQASDQASSRDDKLLPPLPEPKPVYAQPGQPDVDLPVSPSDAPVPSAAHDDSILRPSMKLVKFKKGESVGLRLAGGNDVGIFVAGVLEDSPAANEGLEEGDQILRVNNVDFANIIREEAVLFLLDLPKGEEVTILAQKKKDVYRRIVESDVGDSFYIRTHFEYEKESPYGLSFNKGEVFRVVDTLYNGKLGSWLAIRIGKNHQEVERGIIPNKNRAEQLSSVQYTLPKTPGGDRADFWRFRGLRSSKRNLRKSREDLSAQPVQTKFPAYERVVLREAGFLRPVVLFGPIADVAREKLAREEPDVFELAKTQQQHGGERSEPRDAGTDQKSTGIIRLHTIKQIIDRDKHAVLDITPNAVDRLNYAQWYPIVVFLNPDTKQGVKTMRTRLCPESRKSARKLFERALKLRKNNHHLFTTTINLNNMNDGWFGALKETIQQQQNQLVWVSEGKADGAAEDDLDIHDDRLSYLSAPGSEYSMYSTDSRHTSDYEDTDTEGGAYTDQELDETLNDDVGPPTEPAITRSSEPVHEDPPVIQEPPGYASFQHTVQQDPLNRIDPAGFKAPVPQQKAEAAAVPSIPQQPEPLAETVPSAVDVTVKTVGGLSPDEAPAAQSQPSPNPEAGSLRRPTPELAPQSVTPEPLQSGLASSEPKMFQKDPDSTGRIGHSMKPLTYNPQQGYHPDQQPYRDYDHPPSRYDVSSTGVSSSGGGYPEPKYRNYDSNLPYQNSVPQYDQQWNPYSQPLSTANSQGYDSRLPYGDGPDSQYTPPLRYDEPPLHQGFNGRPRYGKPTGPVRYDDPPPPAPGPDLHYNQDSHLSTYPSAAHSPDPAAQRPAYNQGPTPQQKSYKPQQQDSVPVNSETGPTPPPKAEATSPSLADASKPFPTRDEQPDDPALQPQSVLTRVKMFENKRSVSVDRARDTADSSGNKAANLPLKAGGVIPKANSLSNLDQEKTFRAPGPQQPQSKVADDIVRSNHYNPDEDEDYYRKQLSYFDRLQAGPNKPQPQAQTSNNYPRMESVEKPSPVEKKYEPVPQVTPSLPPTTLPKPTPEAKAPGRDDTVQTNFLPHKSFPEKSPVNGTSEHPPKIAPPATSYNRYTPKPYTMSAKPFSRMFDSPKFNHNLLPNDKPETAPKGQSPSPVKPQIPPQSMNTDHDSGLDTFTRTLDHRSKHQHNNINAVPKAIPVSPSALDDDEDEDEGHTVVATARGIFNSNGGVLSSIETGVSIIIPQGAIPESVEQEIYFKVCRDNSILPPLDKEKGETLLSPLVMCGPHGLKFLKPVELRLPHCASMTPDGWSFALKSSDSSSGDPKSWQNKSLPGDPNYLVGANCVSVLIDHF encoded by the exons AGTGCAGCGATGGAGGAAACGGTCATTTGGGAACAGCACACAGTGACCCTTCACAGG gccCCAGGGTTTGGGTTTGGTATTGCCATCTCAGGGGGACGAGACAACCCTCATTTCCAGAGTGGTGAGACGTCCATTGTGATATCTGATGTGCTGAAAGGAGGTCCTGCCGAGGGACTGCTACA aGAAAATGATCGCGTGGTGATGGTCAATGCCGTCTCTATGGACAACGTAGAGCATGCCTATGCAGTGCAGCAGCTACGAAAGAGTGGAAAAAATGCAAAGATA ACTATTCGTCGGAAAAGGAAAGTCCAGATTCCCGTTTCTCGGCCAGGGGACAGGGAGACAATGTCAGAGCACGAGGAAGAAGACAGTGAAGAGGATGATGGCCATGACCACCACAGTGAGCATGGTAGCCAAAGTGCCTATGGAGGAGCAAGTGGAGGCACTGGCACTGGCACTGGCAGGCGTCATGATCGTGAGCGTAGCAACAGTGGCAGGCGGGATCACAGTGCTTCGCGGGAGAGAAGCATCTCACCACGGTCTGATCGCCGATCACAAACCTCCTCTGCTCCACCCAGGCCTGCCAAGGTCACGCTTGTCAAGTCCCGCAAAAATGAAG TAGAATATGGACTGCGGTTAGCCAGCCACATCTTTGTGAAGGACATTTCTCCTGAGAGCCTTGCTGCCAGAGATGGAAACATACAGGAGGGAGATGTTGTACTTAAG ATCAATGGCACCGTTACAGAGAACCTATCACTAATAGATGCCAAGAAGCTGATTGAGAGGTCAAAGGGCAAGTTGAAAATGGTGGTGCAGAGAGATGATCGAGCCACGCTGCTCAACATTCCCGACCTTGATGACAGCATCCCATCAGCCAATAATTCCGACAGAGATG ACATTTCAGAAATACACTCACTGACATCAGACCATTCCAATCGATCACACGGACGAGGTAGTCGATCACGTTCGCCTGACAGGCCCGAACCATCGGACCTTCTCCGTCACTCCCCGCGGCAGATCAGCAATGGCAG TTGGAGCTTTCA GATGAGGGCAGGTTCACTGTTTCACAGATTACTTCCAAT CCATCGAAGTCGAGATGAGGATCGCATATCTAAACCAGGGGCCATGCCTATAGTCAGAAGCTCCGATGATGGAGTCTTGTCACAGGCTAGCGACCAGGCCAGCTCAAGAGATGACAAACTGTTACCTCCGCTGCCGG AACCAAAGCCAGTTTATGCACAGCCTGGTCAGCCTGACGTGGACCTGCCTGTCAGCCCCTCTGATGCCCCTGTACCTAGCGCCGCTCATGATGACAGCATCCTCAG GCCGAGTATGAAGCTGGTCAAGTTCAAGAAGGGAGAGAGTGTTGGTCTGCGGTTAGCAGGAGGGAATGACGTGGGGATTTTTGTGGCCGGTGTTTTGGAGGACAGTCCTGCAGCCAATGAGGGCCTTGAGGAGGGAGACCAGATTCTCAGG GTGAACAACGTGGACTTTGCCAACATAATCAGGGAGGAGGCTGTGCTGTTTCTGCTGGATCTCCCAAAAGGAGAAGAAGTTACTATTTTGGctcagaagaagaaggatg TGTATCGGAGGATAGTGGAATCAGACGTGGGTGACTCCTTCTACATTAGGACACATTTTGAATATGAAAAAGAGTCACCGTATGGGCTGAGCTTCAACAAGGGTGAGGTGTTCCGTGTAGTCGACACGCTCTACAACGGCAAATTAGGATCCTGGCTCGCTATCCGTATTGGCAAGAACCATCAAGAAGTGGAAAGAGGCATCATTCCCAACAAGAACAG aGCTGAGCAGCTATCCAGTGTGCAGTACACCCTCCCCAAAACACCAGGGGGCGACAGAGCGGACTTCTGGAGATTCCGAGGACTGCGGAGCTCAAAGAGGAATTTGCGGAAGAGCAGGGAAGACCTGTCAGCCCAGCCAGTTCAGACCAAGTTCCCTGCCTATGAGAGGGTGGTTCTGAGGGAAG CTGGGTTCCTGAGGCCTGTGGTTCTCTTTGGGCCGATAGCAGATGTGGCCAGAGAAAAACTGGCCAGGGAGGAGCCAGACGTTTTTGAGCTAGCAA aaacacagcaacaacacgGCGGGGAAA GGAGTGAACCCAGAGATGCAGGAACCGACCAGAAAAGCACTGGCATCATTCGCCTTCACACCATCAAACAGATCATTGACCGG GACAAGCATGCAGTGCTGGACATCACCCCTAATGCAGTGGACCGTCTGAACTACGCTCAGTGGTATCCAATTGTGGTGTTTCTCAACCCAGACACAAAGCAGGGCGTCAAGACCATGAGGACCCGCCTTTGTCCCGAGTCTAGGAAGAGTGCCAGGAAGCTTTTTGAACGAGCCCTCAAATTACGCAAGAACAACCACCACCTCTTTACCA CAACTATTAACTTAAACAACATGAATGATGGTTGGTTTGGAGCACTAAAAGAGACAATCCAACAGCAGCAGAACCAGCTGGTTTGGGTTTCAGAGGGCAag GCTGACGGGGCAGCTGAGGATGACCTGGACATCCACGACGACCGCCTGTCCTACCTGTCGGCGCCAGGCAGTGAGTATTCTATGTACAGCACTGACAGCCGCCACACCTCCGACTACGAGGACACGGACACAGAGGGTGGAGCCTACACCGACCAGGAGCTGGATGAAACGCTGAATGATGACGTGGGTCCACCCACGGAGCCTGCCATCACTCGCTCGTCTGAGCCTGTCCATGAGGACCCGCCTGTCATCCAGGAGCCCCCTGGCTACGCTAGCTTCCAGCACACAGTGCAGCAGGACCCCCTGAACCGCATCGACCCGGCTGGATTCAAGGCACCAGTGCCGCAGCAG AAAGCAGAGGCCGCTGCCGTCCCTAGCATCCCTCAGCAGCCTGAGCCCCTGGCTGAGACAGTGCCCTCTGCTGTCGACGTTACTGTAAAAACTGTAGGGGGTCTGAGCCCTGACGAGGCTCCTGCAGCTCAAAGCCAGCCAAGCCCCAACCCAGAGGCTGGCTCACTTAGGAGGCCCACCCCTGAGCTAGCACCTCAGAGCGTCACACCAGAACCTCTACAGTCTGGACTGGCCAGTTCAGAACCAAAG ATGTTTCAGAAGGATCCAGACAGCACTGGGAGAATCGGTCACAGCATGAAGCCTTTGACTTACAACCCGCAACAGGGATATCACCCTGACCAGCAGCCATACAGAGATTACGACCACCCACCTAGTCGGTATGATGTCAGCAGCACTGGAGTCAGCAGCAGCGGTGGTGGTTACCCAGAACCAAAGTACCGAAACTATGACTCTAACCTGCCCTACCAGAACAGTGTGCCTCAGTACGACCAACAGTGGAATCCCTACAGCCAACCGCTGTCTACTGCCAACTCCCAGGGCTACGATTCCCGTTTGCCATACGGCGATGGCCCTGATTCCCAGTACACCCCTCCTCTCCGCTATGACGAGCCCCCACTTCATCAGGGATTCAACGGAAGGCCTCGCTACGGTAAACCAACAGGGCCTGTCCGTTATGatgatcctcctcctcctgctccaggGCCTGACCTACATTACAACCAAGATTCTCACTTGAGCACGTACCCTTCAGCTGCCCACTCCCCAGACCCTGCTGCTCAGCGGCCTGCCTACAACCAGGGTCCAACACCGCAACAAAAGAGCTACAAACCTCAGCAGCAGGACTCTGTTCCTGTGAACTCTGAAACCGGCCCCACACCACCTCCCAAAGCAGAGGCAACCTCACCTTCCCTCGCAGATGCTTCAAAACCTTTCCCTACCAGAGATGAGCAACCGGATGACCCCGCCCTGCAGCCACAGTCAGTCCTGACAAGGGTCAAGATGTTTGAAAACAAACGCTCTGTGTCCGTGGATAGAGCCAGAGATACGGCGGATTCTTCTGGAAACAAG GCCGCCAATTTACCTTTGAAAGCAGGTGGAGTAATCCCTAAAGCAAATTCTCTGAGCAACCTGGATCAAGAGAAGACTTTTAG AGCCCCAGGGCCTCAGCAGCCTCAGTCCAAGGTAGCTGATGACATTGTGCGCTCCAACCATTACAACCCTGATGAGGACGAGGACTACTACAGGAAACAGCTGTCTTACTTTGATAGGCTCCAAGCTGGTCCCAACAAACCCCAGCCACAAGCACAAACAAGTAACAACTACCCAAG GATGGAGTCGGTGGAGAAACCAAGTCCAGTGGAGAAAAAATATGAACCAGTTCCCCAGGTGACACCTTCTCTTCCACCAACCACACTGCCCAAACCCACACCTGAAg CCAAAGCTCCGGGCCGAGACGACACTGTCCAGACCAACTTCCTGCCTCACAAGAGTTTCCCTGAGAAGTCTCCGGTTAATGGCACTAGTGAACATCCTCCAAAAATAGCTCCACCAGCAACCAGCTACAACCGCTACACGCCCAAGCCCTACACCATGTCTGCCAAGCCGTTTTCACGCATGTTTGACAGTCCTAAATTCAACCACAACCTTCTGCCCAATGACAAGCCTGAGACTGCTCCAAAG GGCCAGAGCCCCAGCCCAGTGAAGCCTCAGATTCCCCCGCAGTCCATGAACACAGACCATGACAGTGGTCTGGATACTTTCACACGCACTCTGGACCACCGCTCCAAACACCAGCACAACAACATCAACGCTGTTCCTAAGGCCATCCCTGTGAG CCCCAGTGCCctggatgatgatgaagatgaggatgagGGCCACACTGTGGTTGCAACCGCTCGAGGTATATTCAACTCGAACGGTGGCGTCCTGAGCTCCATCGAGACAGGTGTCAGCATAATTATCCCACAGGGTGCCATCCCTGAAAGTGTGGAGCAGGAGATCTACTTTAAAGTCTGCAGAGACAACAGCATCCTGCCGCCACTCGACAAGGAGAAAG gaGAGACCCTGCTCAGCCCTCTGGTGATGTGTGGACCTCATGGCCTCAAGTTTTTGAAGCCGGTGGAGCTGCGCTTACCTCACTGTGCGTCTATGACCCCTGATGGTTGGTCTTTTGCTCTAAAATCCTCCGACTCCTCGTCGG GTGACCCAAAAAGCTGGCAGAACAAGTCTCTTCCCGGAGACCCCAACTACCTGGTGGGAGCCAACTGTGTTTCTGTGCTCATTGACCACTTTTAA